Sequence from the Maribellus comscasis genome:
AAGGAATTTCTACCGATATAATAAGTGAATCAATGGGGCATCAAAATCTGGCAATTACCCAGGCCTACCTGAAAGAACTTGATAACTCGCTTGTTGATGAAGCAATGGAGGTATTATTGTAACGTGTTTTTTTAAAAGTACATGATCTCATGTGTAAACAAATTTGTTTATATTTGTAAATGTATTTGTCATGAGCACCATCGAAAAAAATATCGCGCTTTTAAAGGGTATACATCCGGGGATTATCCTTGAAAGGGAGTTGAAAAAAAGAAAACTTCCCAAGCGACGTATTGCGTTATCTATTGGAGAATATCCTCAACTTTTAGGGGATATTACCAAAGGAAAACGTCGCATCAATCCGGCACTATCCATAAGGCTGGGTGATGCTTTGGGGATCGATGAAAGCTTTTTTGCTGTATTACAAGCTTATTACGATATTGAACAACAAAAGAAGAAACAAGCCCTGAATGACCGGCCCAATTTAAAACTTCTGCGACCTGTTTTGTTCTGGGATACTGATATAAATTCAATTAACTGGGAAAAGAGCAAAGTCAGTGTTATAAAGCGCATTTTTGAGCGGGGTAACGATCAGGAGATTTCCGAGATAATGCGTTTTTATGGAAAAAAGGAAGTACAAGCCATCTTAGCCCGTATCTCAAAACGTTCCTCAGTATTGGAAAGCAATATCAAGAAATATCTTCAGTGAGTAAATGATCAGCCAATTAAAATACAACACTGTAAAATCACAGCTACACTCAATATTATCATGGTTGATGGCTGAAGAACTTTTCTCTCCTTTTCGTCTGGTGGGAGGTACTGCCTTAAGTTTGCAGTTAGGGCATCGTGAATCTGTTGACATTGATTTGTTCGCCGATACTCCTTACGGTGAGATTGATTTTGAGGTAATAGACAAGCACCTTAAAAATACTTTCGAATACGTTGATTCTCGTGAAGGTCCGGTTGCAATGGGTAAATCATATTTTATTGGCAATTCAGCAGAAGACTGTGTTAAACTTGATTTGTATTATACCGATCCTTTTATTCGTCCCGCTTTGGTGATTGATAATATACGGCTTGCCACCCTCGACGAGATAACAGCAATGAAGGTCGATGTTGTGAGCCGTGGAGCCAGAAAAAAGGACTTTTGGGATCTACATGAGTTGTTAGATTTCTATTCAGTCCCTCAAATGATTCAGTTGCATGAAGAGCGTTATCCATACTCACATGATGCTGATGAAATACTCAGAAACTTTACCAATTTTGAAACAGCTGATAATGATTTTGAACCGATTTGCTTAAAAGGTAAATATTGGGAACTCATTAAGTTGGATTTTGTTGAGGCAATTGAGATCTTAAACAATAAAAAATCCTAGGTTCAGTTTATTCTATTTCACTGTCTCTTGGGATCGGTATTTATTTCGTAAAGGGAGAGTGCTCCCCTTCAACCCAGTAAACACTTTCTGCAACATTTTCGGAAAATTTTCAAAAGGAAAAGAAATAAATAATGAATGGAAAAAGCGGAAGTGTTGATGTGGGATTTCAAAAAGTTTTAACCGAAGTATACGAGGTTAAGTCTTTATGAAATTGGCTTTGTGCGCAGGCAGTAATTAACTCTTCCGGTTTTGGAATGAATGGCTTTATGTCGGAAGCTTTTGAAAACCCGGAGGGCTTGTTTTTCGGAAATGTAGTTATCTTGTGGGAAGGTTTGAGTATGCTCCTTAATTCTTTCTGAAAGTTAAAATTCCGGATAAATCTTCAGTTATGTTACTGCTAACAAAAGAAATGATCGAGTCTCGGCAATGATTTCTCTTCACATAACAAGGATGGTATACGAGTATCGCGCCATAACTATCTATCTGTGTTTTTAAAGATGATACTTTAGTTTTTTCATAAGGTGTTAGCAGGAGCGTATTAAAATATATTCTGTAAACTTCATTTTTTCAGTGGAAATCATAATTGGAAATGAAATTTAAATGATTACAACGGGCATGCTGCTGATGCCAAGAATATATTACAGTAAGGTCAACTTTATTATCATTAACCGATCAAGCTTTGATGAAAATACTAGCAATATCAGAATTAAATAATTTTATTTGTGTTGAATTATTTACATTTTTACAAAAAAGTACCAATATTAATTTGGAATCAAACCAGAACATAAAACAGATACTGAAAGAAATTGCTTTTGAAGAAGATGAACGAGCTTTTAAACAGTTTTTTGATTTGTTTGCGGGACGACTTTATCAGTTCTCCTTTTCATTTGTAAAAAATAAATTGGTAGCAGAAGAAGCTGTTTCTGATGTATTTTTTAAAATCTGGCTTAATCGAACAGAACTAATTAATATTGAAAATATTAAAGGTTACCTCTTTAAAGCTACTTATCATACTTCGCTAAATTACCTTGATGACTTGAAGAGAAGAAAAGCTGTTTCTCTGGAAGATTTGGAAGTTGATTTGGGTATTGACTTGATTTGTCCTGAAACAGAATTAATTAATAAAGAATTAAAAACTATAATTGAGCAAGCCATTGAAGATTTGCCTCCGCGTTGTAAAATGATATATAAATTGGCAAAAGTGGAACAGATGAAGTATAAGGAAATTGGAGAATTGCTCGAAATTTCAGTGAAAACAATAAACCATCAGCTCTCTATTGCCTTGAAGAAAATAGGCAAGGCAATAAAATATCACCTAAATGAACAGGGAGATAATACTGGTTTTATGGTGCTTTTTCAATTGTTTATACCCTCGAACTAGAAAAATTATTTTTTTTTCGATTTACCTTTAGGACATTTCAGAAGAATTATTGTCGTAAGATATATAAGAATATTTGGAATGGAAAGCAAAAAGGTTTGGGAGAATATAGCAAATAAAGTTGCAGGAGAATTAAATGATGTTGATGAGTCAGCATTTCAGGAATGGATTGCCAAGGATTCGGACAATCAAAAAGTTTTTGATCGACTTCTTCAAATCTGGCAATATAATCCAAAACAGATTCACTATAACTCGGTTATTTACAAAAAGTATCTCCATAGAAAACTTCAATTTGGAAAACAAAAAATAGTAACTCCATTTGTTTATTATACATTACGAATATCAGCCATTTTATTTTTGTTAATTACAACAACGTTTATTGTAAAAACTATTTTAACGTCAACAGATAACAAAATTGTTTATCAGGAAATAGCTGTCCCAAAAGGAAGTCGTTCCCATTTTAATCTGCCAGATGGAACAAAAGTATGGTTGGCGAATAATTCAAGTATAAAATATCCATCCGAATTTAAGGGAGACACGCGAAATTTGGAGTTAGAAGGGGAAGCTTACTTTGAAGTAACTCATAACGAGAAGAAACCTTTTATTGTAAAAATAGGCGATAATAGGATAAGAGTGTTAGGAACACAATTTTCTGTTAGGGCTTACCCCGAAGACAAACTAGTGCGTGCCGATTTGGTAGAAGGAAAAATTCAACTTGAAATAGCAAATCGTACAAGTGGCTTTAATTCTTATGCCCTAGAACCATCACATAGTTTAGTTTTAGATAAAGCATCCGGGAAACTTAATAGATCGAGGGTCCCGGATGGCTTTTACGATTACTGGCAGAAAGGAATATATAAATTCAGGGATGAAACACTTGAAGACCTGGCCATTAAGGTTGATCGGATTTATAATACACGGATTGTTTTTGAGAATGAACGCTTGAAATCAAAACGATTTAGTGGTACAATAAGTATCGACGATAATATCTTCACTTTTATTGAAGCTGTAAAAAGCACTTCCATTGAACCAATAGAATACCGTTACGAAAAAAACAAACTATATATAAACTTTAAAAAATAGACGTGCTTATGTAAAACTATGAACTAAAAAAGCGGAAAATGCGCCAACATTTCCCGCTATTCTCAGAAACACATGTTTCTGGTATTATTCAACAATAGCTATAAAGCTAAAGTCAATAACTTAACAACACAAATGTATGAAAAAAATTAGATTACAGAGGAGGAAATGTGCATCCTTCCCGTTAAAAAAATTGGTACTTATGACTAAACTAACAACGCTGCTAATTCTAATCAGTTTTATGCAAATTTCTGCAGAAGTGTATTCACAGGCAGGAAAGCTTGATCTGAATGTAAAGAACCTTTCTATTCAGGAGATTTTAGAGGAAATTGAAGACAATTCCGAGTATCGTTTTTTTTATGACAATGCTCAGGTAGATTTGAGTAAAAAAATCTCAATAAATACGAGGCAGGAAGAATTATCTAGTATATTAAAAGAATTGTTCGAGGGAACAGATTTGAGCTATGAAATAAAAGATTATTTAATTTTAATCACTTCAAAAGATGCTAAAACACTAGTTCTTGATCAGGCGGAACAAAAAAATA
This genomic interval carries:
- a CDS encoding nucleotidyl transferase AbiEii/AbiGii toxin family protein, with the protein product MAEELFSPFRLVGGTALSLQLGHRESVDIDLFADTPYGEIDFEVIDKHLKNTFEYVDSREGPVAMGKSYFIGNSAEDCVKLDLYYTDPFIRPALVIDNIRLATLDEITAMKVDVVSRGARKKDFWDLHELLDFYSVPQMIQLHEERYPYSHDADEILRNFTNFETADNDFEPICLKGKYWELIKLDFVEAIEILNNKKS
- a CDS encoding helix-turn-helix transcriptional regulator, with the protein product MSTIEKNIALLKGIHPGIILERELKKRKLPKRRIALSIGEYPQLLGDITKGKRRINPALSIRLGDALGIDESFFAVLQAYYDIEQQKKKQALNDRPNLKLLRPVLFWDTDINSINWEKSKVSVIKRIFERGNDQEISEIMRFYGKKEVQAILARISKRSSVLESNIKKYLQ
- a CDS encoding RNA polymerase sigma-70 factor — translated: MKILAISELNNFICVELFTFLQKSTNINLESNQNIKQILKEIAFEEDERAFKQFFDLFAGRLYQFSFSFVKNKLVAEEAVSDVFFKIWLNRTELINIENIKGYLFKATYHTSLNYLDDLKRRKAVSLEDLEVDLGIDLICPETELINKELKTIIEQAIEDLPPRCKMIYKLAKVEQMKYKEIGELLEISVKTINHQLSIALKKIGKAIKYHLNEQGDNTGFMVLFQLFIPSN
- a CDS encoding FecR family protein — protein: MESKKVWENIANKVAGELNDVDESAFQEWIAKDSDNQKVFDRLLQIWQYNPKQIHYNSVIYKKYLHRKLQFGKQKIVTPFVYYTLRISAILFLLITTTFIVKTILTSTDNKIVYQEIAVPKGSRSHFNLPDGTKVWLANNSSIKYPSEFKGDTRNLELEGEAYFEVTHNEKKPFIVKIGDNRIRVLGTQFSVRAYPEDKLVRADLVEGKIQLEIANRTSGFNSYALEPSHSLVLDKASGKLNRSRVPDGFYDYWQKGIYKFRDETLEDLAIKVDRIYNTRIVFENERLKSKRFSGTISIDDNIFTFIEAVKSTSIEPIEYRYEKNKLYINFKK